CTGGTTTCTCTTCAACTGCTGGCTCGGCCTTCACTTCGGCTGGTTTCATAGGCTCGACCGGAGCGTCCGCAGGCTTTTCTTCTGCGGGGGGCTCTTCCTTGGGTGCTTCCTTATCATTTGGCTTGTCGGTGGCTTCCGGTTGGAGCATCGGCTGAGCTGCCGGTTGCTGTGCCGCTGGTGGTCGCATCATGCCCATGCCTGGCCCGCCTGGGAAGACGCGGCCTGGGGCTCCGCTGGGTTGGTTGGTGGGTTGATTGATTGGCGTGCCCAGTTGATCGCGTTTGAGCAGAATCTTCGCGACATCTTCTGCCTTGACGACGTAGTACCAGTCGGCAAAGCGAGTGTTGAGCTCGAAGATCTTTTGAGTCGCGATGTTCTTTTTTTCGCGATAGGCGATCATCGCGGCATCGTTCTCTTGAAGGATCCTTTCGCGAGCCTTGGCTTGCGCTTCGATGTCCTGGTCTTCTCCTTCTTTGATTTCCGGAACCTCTTGCAGCATCGGTGGAGGGAGCATTTCGTCGACCAGTTCCGTTTGCACGAACAGGAACTGCTGCTTCTGGTTTTTGTCGTCACCACCCAGGCTCTCCAGACCGAACAAGAGTCGGTAGCGAATCGCATCTTGGGTCTCGATAACCAGTTCTCCGTTCATGCCGATCAGCTTCGGTTCGGTTTCTCCTGGCAAGGTGTATCCGAAGAAACCGTTGGCGAACAAGGCGGGAAGGTCTTCTTGGTTGAACTCTTTGACCCCTTCCCCTTTTTTGAGCGCTTCGGCGAGCTGCTCTGGCTTGCGGTAGACGTCGACGATCGTCAAGTCGTCGAGCGAATTGCGAATCTCGTCTAGTTTTTCAACGTTCAGCTTATCGCTAGCTGGCAACTCGGCAGCGGTCAACTGGGTAGGATCGTTGGGTGCAGTCTCTTGCAGGCTGAGAAGACGCCAGTCGCTGCGTTCGGCATTGAAAGCCACCGTGGCGTCCATCTGCGGCAAGACCGTCAGGCGATTGTTCGCAGCTTGGGTCGTGTAGTTGCGGAAGCGAAGCGAAGTCACATCAAACGGGTTGAGCTGCAGCAAGTCTTTGTCGATCCAGTCGGAAAACTCGGTCGAAAAGACCGTTGGGTCCAGACGCACCAGATAGATTCGATCACGCCCCGGGACGCGAACGTAATGTAATTGTGGATCTTCCTTGTCGGCCGCACCAATAATCAAATTTGCCAGCTTCTTATCGCTTTTGCCATTGATGGTCACCATCTGGCCTACTCCTTCATCGGCCGCCGAAATGGCGTTGGCATTGGGTTCAACGACTCCATATTCGGCTTGCTGGCCAGGAAGATCGCTGACAATGCGAAGCACCTTCAAGTCGACCAGACTGTTGGCAGCTTTGGTCATGTGCTGTGTTGCGTTGGCCGGGTAGCCACCCTTGGTTTTGATCTGCCAGCCTTCCTTGGTGTTCGCGACCTCAAAGCGGCGGATCTGGCCACGGTCGGAATCGAAGCGGGTAACTTGCATCGATTCGGCTTGCAGCGGGTCGGTGAACTCAGGGAAGAGAGGCTGGTTGACTTCCTCTTCCGGAGTGCTGGTTGCCGGTGCGGGACGCGAGACGTACGCCAGGCCTCCCATGACGACAGCCACGGCCAGAAAGATCAACGTTTTAACGGCTTCACTCATGACGAAATACTTTTTTATGAATGCGTAAAAATCTTCGCGAATATTCAGGCAGTAGCGTCCGCTACTTGATAATTCGGTCTTTCGACAAGCCTTCGCGTTCCTTCAAACGTCGCAGTACAAAGACCACGATACCAATGACAATCGGTGGAATCGGAGGAAGGGCAACGGCCAATGTTTTAACCTGATTCTGATAGGCCAGAATCTCACGATTCAACTCGCGCGTGATCCGTTCTTGCTCGCGTTGGGCATCGGCCTGAATCTTTTGCATCGCCGCACGCTTCTTGTTCTGAACGTCTTGTTCGCGCTGGGCATATTCCAACTGCAACGATTGGATCTCTTGCAGTTCTGCAGGCCGAATCTCGCCACCTTGATTTGCGCGAGCTTTGAGCGTGTTGATCTTTCGGGTCAGATCTTCCAGTGGCTTCTGAAGTTCTTTATCCAGTTGTTGCTCTTGTGCTTCAGCACTTAACGAAGCTTCACGAAGTGCCAGATCACTTTCGGTTTTCGCCGAATCGGTCAAGCGTTCCATCAAGCCCAAACGAGCGATCGGTTCGCTACGGCTGCGGATGGGGATGTACTCGTCATCACCAGCCAGCTTGTCGATCAGGTTCAACAGGAAGTTGGTGTTGTCGATTTGCATTTCGGAACTGTCGGCACTTTGGGCACGCAGTTGGACGAACACCGAATGCAGCAGGTCGATATCCCCGACCATGGCCACGTTGATCGCTCCATCCGAGTTCTTCGCCTGGGGGGTGTCGGCTTCTGGTTCTTTTCCTTCTTCCCCCTTTGTTTCCGCGTTGGCATCCGCTGGAGCTTCAGCCTTGGCGGCGTTTTCGGCGACCGATGGAGGTGTCCCTTGGATGAGAGCTGCCAGCACGAACGGATCAGGGGCACCGCCGGTGGGGCCATAAACGGGTTGCCGCTTGGCTTCGATGCGTCGCAGGTCT
The sequence above is drawn from the Blastopirellula marina genome and encodes:
- a CDS encoding DUF4340 domain-containing protein, whose translation is MSEAVKTLIFLAVAVVMGGLAYVSRPAPATSTPEEEVNQPLFPEFTDPLQAESMQVTRFDSDRGQIRRFEVANTKEGWQIKTKGGYPANATQHMTKAANSLVDLKVLRIVSDLPGQQAEYGVVEPNANAISAADEGVGQMVTINGKSDKKLANLIIGAADKEDPQLHYVRVPGRDRIYLVRLDPTVFSTEFSDWIDKDLLQLNPFDVTSLRFRNYTTQAANNRLTVLPQMDATVAFNAERSDWRLLSLQETAPNDPTQLTAAELPASDKLNVEKLDEIRNSLDDLTIVDVYRKPEQLAEALKKGEGVKEFNQEDLPALFANGFFGYTLPGETEPKLIGMNGELVIETQDAIRYRLLFGLESLGGDDKNQKQQFLFVQTELVDEMLPPPMLQEVPEIKEGEDQDIEAQAKARERILQENDAAMIAYREKKNIATQKIFELNTRFADWYYVVKAEDVAKILLKRDQLGTPINQPTNQPSGAPGRVFPGGPGMGMMRPPAAQQPAAQPMLQPEATDKPNDKEAPKEEPPAEEKPADAPVEPMKPAEVKAEPAVEEKPAATEETPDAAAEGDKPAEDSGQ